The Ranitomeya variabilis isolate aRanVar5 chromosome 7, aRanVar5.hap1, whole genome shotgun sequence genome includes a window with the following:
- the EIF3B gene encoding eukaryotic translation initiation factor 3 subunit B, whose translation MHRADNALDGPEPDMEDEEEATEEEMSFSDPEDFVDDITEEELLDDILKDRPQEADGIDSVVVVDNVPQVGPDRLEKLKNVINKIFSKFGKITNEYYPDVDGTTKGYIFLEYALPAHAQDAVKNADGYKLDKQHTFRVNIFTDFDKYMIIGDEWEVPEKQPFKDFGNLRSWLEDADCRDQFSVIFESGDRTTIFWNDVKEPVPVEERARWTETYVRWSPRGTYLATFHQRGIALWGGEKFKQIQRFSHQGVQLIDFSPCERYLVTFSPLMDTKDDPQAIIIWDTLTGQKKRGFHCESSAHWPIFKWSHDGKFFARMTPDTLSIYETPSMGLLDKKSLKITGIKDFSWSPGGNILAFWVPEDKDIPARVTLMQLPSRQEIRVRNLFNVVDCKLHWQKNGDYLCVKVDRTPKGTQGVVTNFEIFRMREKQVPVDVVEMKDGIIAFAWEPNGSKFAVLHGEVPRISVSFYHVKNNGKIELIKMYDKQQANTIFWSPQGQFLVLAGLRSMNGALAFVDTSDCTIMNIAEHYTASDVEWDPTGRYVVTSVSWWSHKVDNAYWLWTFQGRLLQKNNKDRFCQLLWRPRPPTLLSQDEIKQIRKDLKKYSKIFEQKDRLSQSKASKELVERRRTMMEEYKKYREMAQKLYLDQKNARLELRGGVDTDELDSNVDDWEEETIEFFVTEEIIPLEE comes from the exons ATGCACCGGGCGGATAACGCGCTAGACGGGCCCGAGCCAGacatggaggacgaggaggaggccaCCGAGGAGGAGATGTCGTTCAGTGACCCGGAGGACTTCGTGGACGACATCACGGAGGAGG AATTACTCGATGATATCCTAAAAGATCGCCCTCAGGAAGCAGACGGTATCGACTCCGTGGTCGTAGTGGATAACGTACCGCAGGTTGGACCCGACCGCCTGGAGAAGCtgaaaaatgtcatcaataaaatTTTCTCCAAGTTTGGGAAAATTACCAACGAGTATTATCCAGACGTGGATGGCACAACTAAAGG GTACATTTTCCTGGAGTACGCACTACCAGCTCACGCTCAGGACGCCGTGAAGAACGCGGACGGATACAAGCTGGACAAACAGCACACTTTTCGAGTGAACATCTTTACAGATTTTGACAA ATATATGATCATTGGTGATGAATGGGAAGTCCCTGAAAAGCAGCCATTTAAAGACTTT gGTAACCTCCGATCTTGGCTTGAAGATGCAGACTGCAGGGATCAGTTCAGTGTTATATTCGAGTCAGGTGATAGAACGACGATCTTCTGGAACGATGTGAAAGAGCCAGTTCCAGTGGAGGAGAGAGCT CGATGGACTGAAACATATGTGCGTTGGTCTCCAAGAGGCACTTACCTGGCCACTTTCCATCAGAGAGGAATTGCCCTTTGGGGTGGGGAGAAATTCAAGCAGATCCAGAGGTTTAGCCATCAAGGAGTACAACTCATTGACTTTTCTCCATGTGAAAG GTATCTTGTTACATTTAGCCCTCTTATGGACACTAAGGACGACCCTCAAGCCATTATCATCTGGGACACATTGACTGGACAGAAGAAGAGAGGATTCCACTGTGAGAGCTCAGCGCACTGGCCAATCTTTAA GTGGAGTCACGATGGAAAGTTCTTCGCTAGAATGACTCCAGACACGCTCAGTATTTATGAAACTCCT TCTATGGGCCTTTTGGATAAGAAGAGTCTGAAGATTACAGGGATAAA AGACTTCTCATGGTCCCCGGGCGGTAACATCCTAGCATTCTGGGTTCCTGAAGATAAAGACATCCCAGCCAGAGTGACGCTAATGCAGCTGCCATCCAGACAGGAGATCCGAGTCAGAAACTTGTTCAATGTGGTCGACTGCAAGTTGCATTGGCAGAAGAATGGCGACTATCTGTGTGTGAAGGTGGACCGGACGCCTAAGGGCACGCAG GGAGTTGTGACCAATTTTGAGATCTTCAGAATGAGAGAGAAGCAAGTTCCAGTCGACGTAGTTGAAATGAAAG ATGGAATCATCGCCTTTGCTTGGGAGCCCAATGGGAGCAAGTTTGCTGTGCTTCATGGAGAAGTTCCTCGGATATCGGTCTCATTCTACCATGTCAAGAACAATGGAAAAATTGAATTGATAA AGATGTATGACAAGCAGCAAGCTAATACAATCTTCTGGAGTCCACAGGGTCAGTTCTTGGTCCTTGCGGGTTTACGAAG CATGAATGGAGCCCTTGCCTTTGTGGACACTTCAGATTGCACCATAATGAACATTGCCGAGCATTATACAGCGTCCGACGTGGAATGGGATCCGACGGGCCGTTACGTCGTCACTTCAGTGTCCTGGTGGAGCCACAAA GTGGACAATGCATACTGGCTGTGGACTTTTCAAGGCCGACTTCTCCAAAAGAACAACAAGGACAGATTTTGCCAGCTGCTGTGGAGGCCAAGACCGCCAACGTTGTTAAGTCAAGATGAAATAAAG CAAATCAGGAAAGATCTGAAGAAGTACTCCAAAATATTTGAGCAGAAAGATCGTTTAAGCCAATCCAAGGCTTCAAAG gAACTGGTTGAGCGCAGAAGAACCATGATGGAAGAATACAAAAAATACAGAGAGATGGCGCAGAAACTGTATTTGGACCAGAAAAATGCTCGCTTGGAGCTTAGAGGTG gagtcgaTACAGATGAGCTCGACAGCAACGTGGACGACTGGGAAGAGGAGACAATTGAATTCTTTGTCACTGAAGAAATTATCCCACTGGAGGAGTAG